One Falsihalocynthiibacter arcticus DNA segment encodes these proteins:
- a CDS encoding heavy-metal-associated domain-containing protein — MSKFTVPNMTCGHCTAAIKKAVTAADSAAILTFDLEAHVVEVTSRLDNEALATILKTEGYASSPLS; from the coding sequence ATGAGCAAATTCACCGTTCCAAATATGACTTGCGGCCACTGCACCGCGGCGATCAAAAAAGCTGTCACCGCCGCAGATTCCGCGGCTATCCTGACCTTTGATCTTGAGGCACATGTCGTTGAGGTCACAAGCCGCCTAGATAACGAAGCTTTGGCGACAATTCTCAAAACTGAGGGCTACGCGAGTTCTCCCTTATCTTAG